One genomic segment of Actinoplanes ianthinogenes includes these proteins:
- a CDS encoding CinA family protein — translation MAVAAAAAVHALVDRRQTLATAESLTGGLVAATIVEIPGVSAVYRGGLVVYATELKAVLAGVPEDLLARRGPVDREVAARLAEGARDRCQADWGLATTGVAGPEPQDDKPVGLVYVAVAGPDGTQVRELTLTGNRAAIRIESVTAVLRLLTDVLRAAPAPV, via the coding sequence ATGGCGGTGGCCGCCGCGGCGGCGGTGCATGCCCTGGTGGACCGGCGGCAGACGCTGGCGACCGCGGAGTCGCTCACCGGGGGACTGGTGGCCGCCACGATCGTCGAGATCCCCGGCGTGAGCGCGGTCTACCGGGGTGGCCTGGTGGTGTACGCGACCGAGCTCAAGGCGGTGCTGGCCGGCGTACCGGAAGATCTGCTCGCCCGGCGTGGCCCGGTGGACCGGGAGGTCGCCGCGCGCCTCGCCGAGGGCGCCCGGGACCGCTGCCAGGCGGACTGGGGCCTGGCCACCACCGGCGTCGCGGGCCCGGAGCCGCAGGACGACAAACCCGTCGGCCTGGTCTATGTGGCGGTCGCAGGGCCGGACGGGACGCAGGTGCGGGAACTGACACTGACCGGTAACCGGGCGGCAATCCGTATCGAAAGTGTGACCGCCGTCCTGCGATTGCTGACCGATGTTCTCCGTGCCGCACCGGCTCCGGTGTGA
- a CDS encoding DNA-formamidopyrimidine glycosylase family protein produces MPEGDTVWNTARVVERALTGEVLTGSDFRVPRLATTDLTGWTVAESASRGKHLLLRLTRDGEKPLTLHSHLRMDGAWRTYAPGERWSGRPAHLIRVVLRTARSVAVGYHLHDLTLVPTEQEEQLVGHLGPDLLGADWDPGEATRRIAAHPDVTIADALLDQRNLAGVGNLYKAETLFLRGLWPWTRVADVPDLTATVELAQRLVASNRGRWTQTTTGSLRRGETNYVYGRRAQPCRRCGTPVRKVERDPTRARAEVEDRITYWCPRCQPEPAA; encoded by the coding sequence ATGCCGGAAGGGGACACCGTCTGGAACACCGCGCGGGTGGTGGAGCGTGCGCTCACCGGCGAGGTGCTGACCGGCTCCGACTTCCGGGTGCCCCGGCTGGCCACGACCGACCTGACCGGCTGGACCGTCGCCGAGTCCGCGAGCCGCGGCAAGCACCTCCTGCTCCGCCTCACCCGCGACGGGGAGAAGCCGCTCACCCTGCATTCGCACCTGCGGATGGACGGGGCATGGCGGACCTACGCGCCCGGCGAGCGATGGAGCGGCCGGCCCGCGCACCTGATCCGGGTGGTGCTGCGGACCGCGCGGTCGGTCGCCGTCGGGTATCACCTGCACGACCTGACACTGGTCCCCACCGAGCAGGAGGAGCAGTTGGTCGGGCATCTGGGACCGGACCTGCTCGGCGCCGACTGGGATCCGGGCGAGGCCACACGCCGGATCGCCGCCCACCCGGACGTCACCATCGCCGACGCGCTGCTCGACCAGCGGAACCTGGCCGGGGTCGGCAACCTCTACAAGGCGGAGACGCTCTTCCTCCGCGGGCTCTGGCCGTGGACCCGGGTGGCCGACGTCCCCGACCTCACCGCGACCGTGGAGCTGGCGCAGCGCCTGGTCGCCTCCAACCGGGGCCGCTGGACCCAGACCACCACCGGCTCGTTACGGCGCGGCGAGACGAATTACGTCTACGGCCGGCGCGCCCAGCCCTGCCGCCGCTGCGGGACCCCGGTCCGAAAGGTCGAACGCGACCCGACCCGTGCCCGCGCCGAAGTGGAGGACCGGATCACCTACTGGTGTCCCCGCTGCCAGCCCGAACCGGCCGCCTGA
- the pspM gene encoding phage shock envelope stress response protein PspM, translating into MDERGRYLRRLNRLRGSARRWSVLGGGLAAATVVLVPYSGLGIADAVWAAGAGASVVLARWRWRDYRELDAQPTPAPALPVPRFAKALERSEVGRTVLHEVRRQKNRYALRGSVIVTAWDRLERASATMTGLAGRLSGAGETAALEAATAEQWLRDLGQRVASVERAIPLGQPDRRAALEQSHAALVEQFTEGVTAFEELVAAAAGYVAEDGQPMTDTRHPAYFSLVEATERLRGIAEGLAELRDQTARFTSVPPRQATDPAA; encoded by the coding sequence GTGGACGAACGCGGTAGGTACCTGCGCCGGCTGAACCGGCTGCGCGGGTCAGCGCGCCGGTGGAGCGTTCTGGGCGGCGGACTGGCCGCGGCCACGGTCGTGCTCGTGCCGTATTCGGGTCTCGGCATCGCGGACGCGGTCTGGGCCGCCGGGGCGGGCGCCTCGGTGGTCCTGGCCCGCTGGCGCTGGCGGGACTACCGGGAGCTGGACGCGCAGCCCACCCCGGCGCCGGCCCTGCCCGTCCCGCGGTTCGCCAAGGCGCTGGAGCGCTCCGAGGTGGGTCGCACGGTGCTCCACGAGGTCCGCCGGCAGAAGAATCGCTACGCCCTGCGCGGCTCGGTGATCGTGACCGCGTGGGACCGGCTGGAGCGGGCCTCGGCCACGATGACCGGGCTGGCTGGCCGGCTCAGCGGCGCCGGGGAGACCGCGGCGCTGGAGGCGGCCACCGCCGAGCAGTGGCTGCGCGACCTCGGCCAGCGGGTGGCCAGTGTGGAGCGTGCCATCCCGCTCGGTCAGCCCGACCGGCGGGCCGCCCTGGAGCAGTCGCACGCCGCGCTGGTCGAGCAGTTCACCGAGGGCGTCACCGCCTTCGAGGAACTGGTCGCGGCCGCCGCGGGCTATGTGGCCGAGGACGGCCAGCCGATGACCGATACCCGGCACCCGGCCTATTTCAGCCTGGTCGAGGCGACCGAGCGGTTGCGCGGGATCGCCGAGGGGCTGGCCGAGCTGCGCGACCAGACGGCCCGCTTCACCTCCGTCCCACCACGCCAGGCCACCGACCCGGCTGCTTGA
- a CDS encoding BTAD domain-containing putative transcriptional regulator, giving the protein MLIARVLGPTEVEADGAPIDLGGPLPRRLVTALVAADGRALSDDTLAEALWSGAPPASPAVSLQAYVSRLRRSLGPAREALQRAGGGYRLVVDGTDADQFAAAAERGRALLAEERPAEALRAFDAALARWRGEAFADLPEFAAPARARLAELRAVTVEERLAARIAAGDSPGAVGELELAVHAEPYRERRWELLGLALYRTGRQADALATLRRVRALLADDLGIDPGPALQQLESRLLAQDPRLLLPTPPAPAVRPLSAFLGRTAELAALRELDGTARLVTLVGPGGAGKTRLAIEHAEAPWFVRLADVRAAASVAPAVAVVVGVRGSTPDAIATALADRPGLLLLDNCEHLTAPVADLVLHLLTRCPRLRVLATSREPLGVDGERLVPVAPLPPGDAVALLTDRVTAIRPGWRPTAAEATDLHRIATALDGIPLALELAAARARVLSLTELAELLVREKLALGEVARGALAPHQTLEAAIAWSVDLLPPADRALLLRLWPFEGGFPLTAAGADLDALSGLVARSVVVAETGVTPTRYRLLEIIRAYCRGRDPDPAGSRDAHARWVRDLVEHWTPALSGPRSAHAIRILNRELPNLRAAIEHQLTAAPADALRIAGLLEWFWYRGGHVAEGLRLLGAALAGAPDAPAADRARAWAGVGTLRFIAGDLHGAHQALETVYRVLLPPADRESRILHAQALYYDSLFHGATGDFATAADRARESMAAARDYGEEWMVPTGLGCLGNALAGLGRLDEGRRVLTEAIAATTALGQGWAAALGELGLARATLPTDPHTALAAVRRAIREFRTQDDINNVLTALHTASQALALAGRPRDGATLLAAVRRHAQRRGLDLDQANPAVAAGLREVFAGVDLDAAGPALDEEAMIAILDTDQDHHLRR; this is encoded by the coding sequence GTGTTGATCGCCCGCGTGCTCGGCCCGACCGAGGTCGAGGCGGACGGCGCGCCGATCGATCTCGGCGGACCGCTGCCGCGCCGCCTGGTGACCGCGCTGGTCGCCGCCGACGGGCGGGCACTCAGCGACGACACGCTGGCCGAGGCGCTCTGGTCGGGCGCGCCGCCGGCCAGCCCGGCGGTCTCGCTCCAGGCCTACGTCTCCCGGCTGCGCCGGTCGCTCGGCCCGGCCCGGGAGGCCTTGCAACGGGCCGGCGGCGGATACCGGCTCGTGGTCGACGGGACCGATGCGGATCAGTTCGCGGCGGCGGCCGAGCGGGGCCGGGCGTTGCTCGCCGAGGAGCGGCCGGCCGAGGCACTGCGCGCCTTCGACGCGGCCCTGGCCCGGTGGCGCGGCGAGGCCTTCGCCGACCTGCCGGAGTTCGCGGCTCCGGCCCGCGCCCGGCTCGCCGAGCTGCGCGCGGTCACGGTCGAGGAGCGGCTGGCGGCCCGGATCGCGGCCGGCGACTCCCCCGGCGCGGTGGGCGAGCTGGAGCTCGCGGTCCACGCCGAGCCCTACCGGGAACGCCGCTGGGAACTGCTCGGGCTGGCGCTGTACCGTACCGGCCGCCAGGCGGACGCGCTCGCCACACTCCGCCGGGTCCGCGCCCTGCTCGCCGACGACCTCGGCATCGACCCGGGTCCGGCCCTCCAGCAGCTGGAGAGCCGCCTGCTCGCCCAGGACCCGAGGTTGCTGCTGCCCACGCCGCCGGCGCCCGCGGTCCGTCCGCTCTCCGCGTTCCTCGGCCGGACCGCCGAGCTGGCCGCGCTCCGCGAGCTGGACGGCACCGCACGACTGGTCACTCTGGTCGGCCCGGGCGGCGCCGGCAAGACCCGGCTGGCGATCGAGCACGCCGAGGCCCCGTGGTTCGTGCGGCTGGCCGACGTCCGTGCCGCCGCGTCGGTGGCGCCCGCCGTGGCCGTCGTGGTCGGGGTGCGCGGCTCCACGCCGGACGCGATCGCGACCGCCCTGGCCGACCGCCCCGGCCTGCTCCTGCTGGACAACTGCGAGCACCTCACCGCGCCGGTCGCCGATCTGGTGCTGCACCTGCTCACCCGGTGTCCCCGGCTGCGGGTGCTGGCCACCAGCCGGGAGCCGCTCGGGGTGGACGGCGAGCGCCTGGTTCCGGTCGCCCCGCTCCCGCCCGGCGACGCGGTCGCCCTGCTCACCGACCGGGTCACGGCGATCCGCCCGGGCTGGCGGCCGACCGCTGCCGAGGCCACCGACCTGCACCGGATCGCGACCGCGCTGGACGGCATCCCGCTCGCCCTGGAGCTCGCCGCCGCCCGGGCCCGGGTGCTCAGCCTGACCGAGCTGGCCGAGCTGCTGGTCCGGGAGAAGCTCGCGCTCGGCGAGGTGGCCCGCGGCGCGCTCGCCCCGCATCAGACGCTGGAGGCGGCGATCGCCTGGAGCGTCGACCTGCTCCCGCCCGCCGACCGGGCGCTGCTGCTGCGGCTCTGGCCGTTCGAGGGCGGTTTCCCGCTGACCGCGGCGGGCGCCGATCTGGACGCGCTGTCCGGGCTGGTGGCCCGCTCGGTGGTGGTCGCCGAGACCGGAGTGACGCCGACCCGGTACCGGCTGCTGGAGATCATCCGGGCGTACTGCCGGGGCCGTGACCCGGATCCGGCGGGCAGCCGGGACGCGCACGCGCGCTGGGTGCGGGACCTGGTCGAGCACTGGACGCCGGCGCTGAGCGGGCCCCGCTCGGCGCACGCCATCCGGATCCTGAACCGGGAACTGCCGAACCTGCGGGCCGCCATCGAGCACCAGCTGACCGCCGCGCCCGCCGACGCGTTGCGCATCGCCGGGCTGCTGGAGTGGTTCTGGTATCGCGGCGGTCACGTCGCCGAGGGCCTCCGGCTCCTCGGCGCGGCGCTGGCCGGCGCCCCGGACGCGCCGGCGGCGGACCGGGCCCGTGCCTGGGCCGGGGTGGGGACGCTGCGTTTCATCGCCGGTGATCTGCACGGAGCGCACCAGGCGCTGGAGACGGTCTACCGGGTGCTGCTGCCGCCCGCCGACCGGGAGAGCCGCATCCTGCACGCCCAGGCGCTCTACTACGACTCGCTGTTCCACGGCGCGACCGGCGACTTCGCCACCGCGGCCGACCGGGCCCGGGAGTCGATGGCCGCGGCCCGGGACTACGGCGAGGAGTGGATGGTCCCGACCGGGCTGGGCTGCCTGGGCAACGCGCTCGCCGGGCTCGGCCGGCTCGACGAGGGCCGCCGGGTGCTGACCGAGGCGATCGCCGCGACCACCGCGCTCGGCCAGGGCTGGGCCGCCGCACTGGGCGAACTCGGTCTCGCCCGGGCGACGCTGCCCACGGACCCGCACACCGCGCTGGCCGCGGTCCGCCGGGCGATCCGGGAGTTCCGCACCCAGGACGACATCAACAACGTGCTCACCGCGCTGCACACGGCCAGCCAGGCGCTCGCTCTGGCCGGTCGGCCGCGGGACGGCGCCACGCTGCTCGCCGCGGTCCGCCGGCACGCCCAGCGCCGGGGGCTGGACCTGGACCAGGCCAACCCGGCCGTCGCCGCGGGCCTGCGGGAGGTGTTCGCCGGGGTGGATCTGGACGCGGCGGGGCCGGCACTCGACGAGGAGGCGATGATCGCGATCCTCGACACCGATCAAGATCATCATTTACGCAGGTAG
- the pgsA gene encoding CDP-diacylglycerol--glycerol-3-phosphate 3-phosphatidyltransferase — protein MTDEPVPVAAPRVVSLYNAANALTVLRLVLVPVFLAMVVASGMTDHDWRIGACVAFCVASATDFVDGWIARRWHLVTSFGKIADPIADKALTGTALILLSAYDQLPWWVTLVILVREWGVTALRFWVIRYGVIPASRGGKLKTGLQTAAIAWYLWPFPEPLDAVGPWLMGAALVVTVVTGFDYLFQALRLRRGARS, from the coding sequence GTGACGGACGAGCCGGTTCCGGTGGCCGCACCCCGCGTGGTGTCGCTCTACAACGCGGCAAACGCGCTGACCGTGCTCCGGCTCGTTCTCGTCCCGGTCTTCCTGGCCATGGTGGTCGCCTCCGGGATGACCGATCACGACTGGCGGATCGGCGCCTGCGTGGCGTTCTGCGTGGCCTCCGCGACCGACTTCGTGGACGGCTGGATCGCCCGCCGGTGGCACCTGGTCACGTCGTTCGGCAAGATCGCCGACCCGATCGCGGACAAGGCGCTGACCGGCACCGCGCTGATCCTGCTCTCCGCGTACGACCAGCTGCCCTGGTGGGTCACGCTGGTGATCCTGGTCCGCGAGTGGGGCGTCACCGCGCTCCGGTTCTGGGTGATCCGATACGGCGTGATTCCGGCCTCCCGGGGTGGCAAGCTCAAGACGGGGCTGCAGACCGCCGCGATCGCGTGGTACCTGTGGCCCTTCCCGGAGCCGCTGGACGCGGTCGGCCCATGGCTGATGGGCGCCGCTCTGGTGGTGACCGTGGTCACCGGGTTCGACTATCTGTTCCAGGCGCTGAGGCTGCGGCGCGGCGCCCGCTCCTGA
- a CDS encoding hemerythrin domain-containing protein: MTTVTTTEPVDTWEMVLVHRVFRREFRLLPGLVRAVPAGDTVRAEIVGDHLANVATALHHHHTGEDELLWPLLLERAGMHAGLIHRMEAQHERLHEPLARIEELNPRWRARAAVADREELAAVIAQASVALDEHLADEEQQLLPLVPRFLTHAEWDALGRRGQEALPKGKLALVFLGAIFEEATPAEKERFLAVMPAPVRVIWRLFGDRTYRNACERIRGV; encoded by the coding sequence ATGACTACCGTGACGACGACCGAACCGGTCGACACCTGGGAGATGGTGCTGGTGCACCGGGTCTTCCGCCGCGAGTTCCGGCTGCTGCCCGGCCTGGTCCGGGCGGTGCCGGCCGGCGACACCGTCCGCGCCGAGATCGTCGGCGACCACCTGGCCAACGTGGCCACCGCCCTGCACCACCATCACACCGGCGAGGACGAGCTGCTCTGGCCGCTGCTGCTGGAGCGGGCCGGGATGCACGCCGGCCTCATCCACCGGATGGAGGCGCAGCACGAGCGCCTGCACGAGCCGCTGGCCCGGATCGAGGAGCTCAACCCCCGCTGGCGGGCCCGGGCCGCGGTGGCCGACCGGGAGGAACTGGCCGCGGTGATCGCGCAGGCGTCGGTGGCGCTCGACGAGCACCTCGCCGACGAGGAGCAGCAGTTGCTGCCACTGGTGCCCCGGTTCCTCACGCACGCCGAGTGGGACGCGCTGGGGCGGCGCGGGCAGGAGGCGCTCCCCAAGGGGAAACTGGCGCTGGTCTTCCTCGGGGCGATCTTCGAGGAGGCCACGCCCGCCGAGAAGGAGCGATTTCTCGCCGTGATGCCGGCGCCTGTGCGGGTGATCTGGCGGTTGTTCGGCGACCGGACGTACCGCAACGCGTGCGAGCGGATCCGCGGGGTCTAG
- a CDS encoding SAM hydrolase/SAM-dependent halogenase family protein, with amino-acid sequence MGGYGWVSFTTDYGTFDGFVAACHGSIARIAPDLRVIDVTHHVPPADVTRGAAVLAQTAPYLPPAVHLAVVDPGVGTARRGVVLSTPNGLLVGPDNGLLIWAAEALGGITAAHELSNKDWLLGDVSRTFHGRDVFAPAAARLAAGADPAEAGPAVDPASLVRLPDPVAAVGDGWLEAEVLTVDRFGNVQLAADGTMLTGLGPELMVNGTVRARRGGTFADVNAGELLVYADSADRVAIAVNNGRAVVVLSVVPGDVVRIAERR; translated from the coding sequence ATGGGCGGCTATGGATGGGTCAGCTTCACCACCGATTACGGCACCTTCGACGGCTTCGTCGCGGCCTGCCACGGCTCGATCGCCCGGATCGCGCCGGACCTCCGGGTGATCGACGTCACGCACCACGTGCCGCCTGCCGACGTGACCCGGGGCGCGGCCGTGCTGGCCCAGACCGCGCCGTACCTGCCACCCGCGGTGCATCTGGCGGTGGTCGACCCGGGCGTCGGCACGGCCCGCCGCGGCGTCGTCCTGAGCACGCCGAACGGGCTGCTCGTCGGCCCGGACAACGGCCTGCTGATCTGGGCGGCCGAGGCGCTGGGCGGGATCACCGCGGCTCACGAGCTGAGCAACAAGGACTGGCTGCTGGGCGACGTGTCGCGCACCTTCCACGGGCGGGACGTGTTCGCCCCGGCCGCGGCCCGGCTGGCGGCCGGAGCGGATCCGGCCGAGGCCGGCCCGGCGGTCGACCCGGCCTCGCTGGTCCGCCTGCCCGACCCGGTGGCCGCGGTCGGCGACGGCTGGCTCGAGGCCGAGGTGCTGACCGTGGACCGTTTCGGCAACGTGCAGCTGGCCGCCGACGGCACGATGCTCACCGGTCTCGGGCCGGAGCTGATGGTCAACGGCACGGTCCGGGCCCGCCGGGGCGGCACGTTCGCCGACGTGAACGCCGGTGAGCTGCTGGTGTACGCGGACTCCGCGGACCGGGTGGCGATCGCCGTCAACAACGGCCGCGCCGTGGTCGTCCTGTCCGTCGTCCCCGGCGACGTGGTCCGGATCGCCGAACGCCGCTAG
- a CDS encoding helix-turn-helix domain-containing protein, producing the protein MVLLRRVIGDALRARRQGQHRTLREVSTAANVSLGYLSEIERGQKEASSELLAAICDALGARLSELLGEVSNTLSLAENMAGVLVPVDDQPAEAARQVATDGSVSVSVRQDSPLKATLHATRNKKRDVVYAA; encoded by the coding sequence ATGGTCCTGCTACGCCGGGTTATCGGCGACGCACTTCGCGCGCGCCGGCAGGGACAGCACCGCACGCTGCGCGAGGTGTCGACCGCCGCGAACGTCAGCCTGGGTTATCTGTCCGAGATCGAGCGTGGTCAGAAAGAGGCCTCCAGCGAGCTGCTCGCGGCCATCTGCGACGCGCTCGGCGCCCGTCTCTCCGAGCTGCTCGGTGAGGTGAGCAACACCCTCTCCCTGGCGGAGAACATGGCGGGCGTGCTCGTCCCGGTCGACGACCAGCCGGCCGAGGCCGCCCGGCAGGTCGCCACCGACGGCAGCGTCTCGGTGTCGGTGCGCCAGGACTCGCCGCTCAAGGCGACCCTGCACGCCACCCGCAACAAGAAACGTGACGTGGTCTACGCGGCATGA
- a CDS encoding LLM class F420-dependent oxidoreductase: protein MRLVIFTEPQQGASHDDLLRVAKAAEDGGFDGFFRSDHYLKMGDVSGLPGPTDAWITLAALAVQTSRIRLGTLVSSATFRLPGPLAVAVAQVDAMSGGRIEFGLGGGWFDAEHKAYGIPFPAVGERFDRLEEQLEIITGLWQTPVGSTFDFDGKFYQVSDSPALPKPVQSPIPVIVGGKGKKRTPDLAARFAAEFNVPFSKIEDISAQFARVRAASEAVGRAEPPAFSAAAVLCVGRDDAEVRRRAAAIGREVEEMRENGGIVGTPAEVVETIGRYAETGASRLFLQALDLSDIDHVNLVASDVLPQL from the coding sequence ATGCGTCTCGTGATCTTCACCGAACCCCAGCAGGGTGCCAGCCACGATGACCTGCTGCGGGTCGCCAAGGCCGCCGAGGACGGCGGTTTCGACGGGTTCTTCCGTTCCGACCATTACCTCAAGATGGGCGACGTGTCCGGCCTGCCCGGCCCCACGGACGCCTGGATCACCCTGGCCGCGCTGGCCGTGCAGACCTCCCGGATCCGGCTCGGCACGCTGGTCAGCTCGGCGACGTTCCGGCTGCCCGGGCCGCTGGCCGTCGCGGTCGCGCAGGTGGACGCGATGAGCGGCGGGCGGATCGAGTTCGGCCTCGGCGGCGGCTGGTTCGACGCCGAGCACAAGGCTTACGGCATCCCGTTCCCGGCGGTCGGTGAGCGCTTCGACCGGCTGGAGGAGCAGCTCGAGATCATCACCGGGCTGTGGCAGACCCCGGTCGGCTCGACCTTCGACTTCGACGGGAAGTTCTACCAGGTCAGCGACTCGCCGGCGCTGCCGAAACCGGTGCAGTCGCCGATCCCGGTGATCGTCGGCGGCAAGGGCAAGAAGCGCACGCCGGACCTGGCGGCCCGGTTCGCCGCCGAGTTCAACGTCCCGTTCTCCAAGATCGAGGACATCTCGGCCCAGTTCGCGCGGGTCCGCGCCGCCAGCGAGGCCGTCGGTCGCGCCGAGCCGCCGGCGTTCTCCGCGGCGGCGGTGCTCTGCGTGGGTCGCGACGATGCCGAGGTGCGCCGCCGGGCCGCGGCGATCGGGCGCGAGGTCGAGGAGATGCGGGAGAACGGCGGCATCGTCGGAACGCCCGCGGAGGTGGTCGAGACGATCGGCCGGTATGCCGAGACGGGCGCGTCGCGGCTCTTCCTCCAGGCCCTCGACCTGTCCGACATCGATCACGTGAATCTGGTCGCCTCGGACGTCCTGCCCCAGCTCTGA
- a CDS encoding PspA/IM30 family protein, whose amino-acid sequence MANPFVKGWHYMMALFGAKIDEYADPKVQIQQAIEDAQRQHQALVQQAAAVIGNQRQLEMKLSRQMSEVEKLQGMARQALVLADRARAAGDEAEAQKYEQTATTLATQLVSGEQSMEDLKTLHDQALAAAGQARKAVENNAMVLQQRIAERSRLLSQLEQAKMQETVAKSLESMSELAAPGNTPSLDQVRDKIEQRYANAMGRAELASNSVEGRMLEVQKSSLDLAGASRLEQIRASMAGEKLGGSPAQPAVGQGSATPAADPASVARLDEIRASMNQKRGDTTAAG is encoded by the coding sequence ATGGCGAACCCGTTCGTCAAGGGCTGGCATTACATGATGGCGCTCTTCGGCGCGAAAATCGACGAGTACGCCGACCCGAAGGTGCAGATTCAGCAGGCCATCGAGGACGCCCAGCGACAGCACCAGGCGCTCGTGCAGCAGGCTGCCGCCGTCATCGGCAACCAGCGGCAGCTCGAGATGAAGCTGTCCCGGCAGATGTCCGAGGTCGAGAAACTCCAGGGCATGGCGCGGCAGGCGCTGGTGCTGGCCGACCGGGCCCGCGCCGCCGGCGACGAGGCCGAGGCCCAGAAGTACGAGCAGACCGCGACCACGCTCGCCACCCAGCTGGTCTCCGGCGAGCAGTCGATGGAGGACCTGAAGACCCTGCACGACCAGGCCCTCGCCGCCGCCGGCCAGGCCCGCAAGGCGGTGGAGAACAACGCGATGGTGCTCCAGCAGCGCATCGCCGAGCGGTCCCGCCTGCTCAGCCAGCTCGAGCAGGCCAAGATGCAGGAGACCGTGGCCAAGTCGCTGGAGTCCATGTCGGAGCTCGCGGCGCCCGGCAACACGCCGTCGCTGGACCAGGTCCGCGACAAGATCGAGCAGCGGTATGCGAACGCGATGGGTCGCGCCGAGCTGGCCTCCAACTCGGTCGAGGGCCGCATGCTCGAGGTGCAGAAGTCCAGTCTGGACCTGGCGGGCGCGTCCCGGCTGGAGCAGATCCGGGCCAGCATGGCGGGGGAGAAACTGGGCGGCAGCCCGGCGCAGCCCGCCGTCGGCCAGGGTTCCGCGACGCCGGCCGCCGACCCGGCCAGCGTGGCCCGGCTCGACGAGATCCGCGCCAGCATGAACCAGAAGCGCGGCGACACCACGGCCGCCGGCTGA
- the rimO gene encoding 30S ribosomal protein S12 methylthiotransferase RimO, with the protein MVSVTPSSRRVALLTLGCARNEVDSEELAARLDADGWEVGTDAAQADVVLVNTCGFVEKAKQDSIDTLLAAADTGAKVVAAGCMAERYGKELAENLPEADAVLGFDDYTDIGDRLNGVLRGEKFDAHTPRDRRELLPITPVQRHTSKVVVPGHATVDEHTPAHLRKVLRRRLDSGPVASLKLASGCDRRCAFCAIPAFRGAFVSRDPQELLAEAEWLAKTGVRELVLVSENSTSYGKDLGDPRLLEKLLPQLAAVDGIVRVRASYLQPAETRPGLVEAIATTPGVAAYYDLSFQHSSEPVLRRMRRFGSTERFLELLESARKLAPEAGARSNFIVGFPGETRQDVDELIRFLSEARLDAIGIFDYSDEDGTEAAGLTGKVRPETIKRRYDKVVALAEELCAQRAEDRLGSTVEVLVDTIEDGEIEGRAEHQAPEVDGSTTLVAGEQGVDLAALRPGDLVRARVTGTEGVDLIAVPIEMISAARVDR; encoded by the coding sequence ATGGTGTCTGTAACTCCCTCTTCTCGCCGTGTCGCTCTCCTCACCCTGGGCTGCGCCCGTAACGAGGTCGACTCGGAGGAGCTCGCCGCCCGCCTCGACGCCGACGGCTGGGAGGTGGGCACCGACGCGGCCCAGGCCGACGTGGTCCTCGTCAACACCTGCGGCTTCGTGGAGAAGGCGAAACAGGACTCGATCGACACCCTGCTCGCCGCGGCCGACACCGGCGCCAAGGTGGTCGCCGCCGGCTGCATGGCCGAGCGGTACGGCAAGGAGCTCGCGGAGAACCTGCCCGAGGCCGACGCCGTCCTGGGCTTCGACGACTACACCGACATCGGCGACCGGCTGAACGGCGTGCTGCGGGGCGAGAAATTCGACGCGCACACCCCGCGGGACCGCCGCGAGCTGCTCCCGATCACCCCGGTGCAGCGGCACACCAGCAAGGTGGTCGTCCCCGGCCACGCCACCGTCGACGAGCACACCCCCGCCCACCTGCGGAAGGTGCTGCGCCGCCGGCTCGACTCCGGCCCGGTGGCCTCGCTGAAACTGGCCAGCGGGTGCGACCGGCGCTGCGCGTTCTGCGCGATCCCGGCGTTCCGCGGCGCGTTCGTCTCCCGCGACCCGCAGGAGCTGCTCGCCGAGGCCGAGTGGCTGGCCAAGACCGGCGTGCGTGAGCTCGTGCTGGTCAGTGAGAACTCGACGTCGTACGGAAAGGATCTGGGCGATCCGCGCCTGCTGGAGAAACTGCTCCCGCAGCTGGCCGCGGTCGACGGCATCGTGCGGGTGCGCGCGAGCTACCTCCAGCCCGCCGAGACCCGGCCCGGCCTGGTCGAGGCGATCGCCACCACGCCCGGCGTCGCGGCCTACTACGACCTGAGCTTCCAGCACTCCAGCGAGCCGGTGCTGCGCCGGATGCGCCGCTTCGGCTCCACCGAGCGCTTCCTGGAGCTGCTCGAGTCGGCCCGCAAGCTGGCGCCGGAGGCCGGCGCCCGGAGCAACTTCATCGTCGGCTTCCCCGGCGAGACCCGGCAGGACGTGGACGAGCTGATCCGCTTCCTGAGCGAGGCCCGGCTGGACGCGATCGGCATCTTCGACTACTCCGACGAGGACGGCACCGAGGCCGCCGGCCTGACCGGCAAGGTCCGCCCGGAGACCATCAAGCGACGGTACGACAAGGTGGTCGCGCTCGCCGAGGAACTCTGCGCCCAGCGCGCCGAGGACCGTCTGGGCAGCACCGTCGAGGTGCTGGTCGACACGATCGAGGACGGCGAGATCGAGGGACGCGCCGAGCACCAGGCCCCCGAGGTCGACGGCTCCACCACGCTCGTCGCCGGCGAGCAGGGGGTCGACCTGGCCGCCCTGCGCCCCGGCGACCTCGTCCGTGCCCGCGTGACCGGCACGGAGGGCGTCGACCTGATCGCCGTGCCGATCGAGATGATTTCCGCAGCGCGGGTCGACCGGTGA